A genomic region of Thunnus albacares chromosome 4, fThuAlb1.1, whole genome shotgun sequence contains the following coding sequences:
- the mrto4 gene encoding mRNA turnover protein 4 homolog, with protein sequence MPKSKRDKKISLTKTAKKGLESKQKLIEEFRKCVDTYRHLFIFSVANMRNNKLKDIRTAWKHSRFFFGKNKVMMVAMGKGETDEYKDNLHKVSKHLRGEVGVLFTNKTKDEVQEYFNHFKEMDYARAGNQAHMDITLDEGPLEQFPHSMEPQLRQLGLPTALKKGVVTLLKDYEVCKEGDTLTPEQARILKLFGTEMAEFKVQIKCMWNSETGEFVNLAGEEESMQDNDEDEDDDAE encoded by the exons ATGCCGAAGTCAAAGAGGGACAAGAAAA TTTCGTTAACGAAAACAGCCAAGAAGGGACTGGAGTCCAAACAGAAACTAATCGAGGAG TTCCGGAAATGTGTGGATACCTACAGGcacttgtttattttctctgtggCTAATATGAGGAATAACAAACTGAAAGACATCAGGACAGCATGGAAACACAGCAG ATTCTTTTTTGGTAAAAATAAAGTCATGATGGTTGCCATGGGTAAAGGAGAAACAGACGAATACAAGGATAATTTGCACAAG GTCAGCAAACATCTACGAGGAGAAGTGGGTGTGTTATTCACAAATAAAACGAAGGATGAAGTACAAGA GTATTTCAATCATTTCAAAGAGATGGATTATGCGCGGGCAGGCAACCAGGCACACATGGACATAACTCTGGATGAGGGACCCCTAGAACAGTTTCCTCACTCAATGGAGCCTCAGTTGAGGCAATTAGGCCTCCCCACTGCTCTCAAGAAAG GAGTGGTGACACTGCTGAAGGACTATGAAGTGTGTAAGGAGGGGGACACGCTAACTCCTGAGCAGGCTCGTATTCTG AAACTCTTTGGCACTGAGATGGCAGAATTCAAGGTGCAGATCAAATGTATGTGGAACTCAGAAACAGGCGAGTTTGTGAACCTTGCCGGCGAGGAAGAGTCCATGCAGGATAATGATGAAGACGAAGACGATGAtgcagaatga